A portion of the Ricinus communis isolate WT05 ecotype wild-type chromosome 10, ASM1957865v1, whole genome shotgun sequence genome contains these proteins:
- the LOC8278162 gene encoding pleiotropic drug resistance protein 2 isoform X1, translated as MSAVITGDDLETLSIGSRRSSFRSGSQRSWTSGNGVFNRSQRREEDEEELRWAAIERLPTYRRMRKGMLRQVLDNGSVIESEVDLRKLGLQDKKKLMESILKDAEDDNEKFLTRLRERADRVGIDIPKIEVRFEHLSVGGDVHVGSRALPTLLNATLNSVETVLGLIGLAPSKKRRIQILQDLSGIVRPSRMTLLLGPPGAGKTTLLLALAGKLDQDLRKLGKITYCGHELHEFIPQRTCAYISQHDVHHGEMTVRETFDFSGRCLGVGTRYEMLAELSRREKASGIKPDSEIDAFMKATALSGQKTSLVTDYVLKLLGLDICADIVVGDQMRRGISGGQKKRVTTGEMLVGPAKVLLMDEISTGLDSSTTFQICRFMRQMVHIMDITMIISLLQPAPETFELFDDVILLSDGQIVYQGPRENILEFFEYMGFRCPERKGVADFLQEVTSKKDQEQYWYKKDQPYSFISVPDFVQGFSSFHIGQQLASDLSVPYNKSRAHPAALVMDKYGISNWELFKACFSREWLLMKRNSFVYIFKTVQITIMSIIAFTVFLRTEMKVGTVADGQKFYGALFFSLINVMFNGMAELALTMFRLPVYFKQRDFLFYPAWAFALPIWVLRIPLSFLESGIWILLTYYTIGFAPAASRFFRQFLTFFGIHQMALSLFRFIAAVGRTEIVANTLGTFTLLLVFVLGGFIIAREDIAPWMIWGYYVSPMMYGQNAIVMNEFLDERWSAPNPDPRIDAPTVGKVLLKARGFFTDDYWFWICVGTLFGFSLLFNILFIAALTFLNPLGNSKGHIVDEGKKGNSYSGKHQKEGTDMAVRNSSDGVGAERLMTSKRGMVLPFQPLSLAFNLVNYYVDMPAEMKKEGVQEKRLQLLRDVSGSFRPGILTALVGVSGAGKTTLMDVLAGRKTTGYIDGSINISGYPKNQATFARVSGYCEQNDIHSPHVTVYESLLYSAWLRLSKDVDTKMRKMFIEEIMDLVELDPIRDALVGLPGVDGLSTEQRKRLTIAVELVANPSIIFMDEPTSGLDARAAAIVMRTVRNTVDTGRTVVCTIHQPSIDIFEAFDELLLMKRGGQVIYAGPLGRFSHKLIEYFEAIPGVPKIKDGYNPATWMLDISTSSMETQLNVDFAEIYVNSSLYQRNQELIKELSIPPSGSKDLYLPTKYSQSFLVQCKACFWKHHWSYWRNPQYNAIRFFLTIIIGTLFGLIFWNKGQKIGKQQDLMNLLGAIYSAVFFLGACNTSSVQPVVAIERTVFYRERAAGMYSALPYAFAQVAIEVIYIAIQTVVYTLILFSMIGFEWKVGKFLWFFYFLFMSFVYFTLYGMMVVALTPNHQIAAIVMSFFISLWNMFTGFIIPRMLIPIWWRWYYWASPVAWTTYGLVTSQVGDKNALVEIPGAGNMPVKVFLKETLGYDYDFLPAVAAAHLGWIIIFFLVFAYGIKYFNFQKR; from the exons ATGTCGGCAGTGATAACTGGAGATGATTTAGAGACATTATCGATTGGAAGCAGGCGTAGCAGTTTCCGGTCAGGGAGTCAGAGGAGCTGGACGTCAGGTAATGGTGTGTTTAACCGGAGTCAAAGGCGGGAAGAGGATGAGGAGGAGCTCCGGTGGGCCGCCATCGAGCGGTTACCGACGTATAGAAGGATGAGAAAAGGGATGTTAAGGCAAGTACTGGATAATGGCAGTGTTATTGAAAGTGAAGTTGATCTTAGAAAGCTTGGATTGCAagataagaaaaagttaatgGAAAGTATTCTAAAAGATGCTGAAGATGATAATGAGAAGTTTCTTACGAGACTTAGAGAAAGAGCTGATAG GGTGGGGATTGACATACCAAAGATTGAAGTTCGGTTTGAGCATTTATCAGTTGGGGGAGATGTGCATGTAGGGAGTAGAGCTCTTCCTACTCTGCTAAATGCTACTCTGAATTCAGTAGAG ACTGTTCTTGGGTTGATTGGGCTTGCTCCAtcaaagaagagaagaatCCAGATTCTTCAAGATCTCAGTGGAATCGTCAGACCTTCCAg GATGACCCTACTACTTGGTCCTCCTGGTGCAGGGAAAACAACATTGCTGCTGGCACTTGCTGGAAAACTTGATCAGGATCTAAGG AAATTGGGGAAAATTACCTATTGTGGTCATGAACTGCATGAGTTTATTCCTCAGAGAACTTGTGCTTATATTAGTCAACATGATGTTCACCATGGAGAAATGACAGTAAGAGAGACATTTGATTTCTCTGGACGTTGTTTAGGTGTGGGCACAAGATATGAAATGCTGGCAGAACTCTCAAGACGAGAGAAGGCATCAGGAATTAAGCCAGATTCTGAGATTGATGCATTCATGAAAGCCACAGCACTGTCAGGCCAGAAAACCAGTTTAGTTACAGATTACGTTCTCAAG TTACTTGGGTTGGATATTTGTGCGGATATTGTGGTTGGGGATCAGATGCGAAGGGGAATTTCAGGAGGACAAAAGAAGCGTGTGACCACTG GAGAAATGCTGGTTGGACCAGCAAAGGTCCTTTTAATGGATGAAATATCAACGGGGTTGGACAGTTCCACCACTTTTCAAATTTGTAGGTTCATGAGGCAAATGGTTCATATTATGGATATAACCATGATCATTTCTCTCCTGCAGCCAGCACCTGAAACATTTGAACTCTTTGATGACGTTATTCTACTTTCAGATGGTCAGATTGTCTATCAAGGTCCACgtgaaaatattttagaattctttgaaTATATGGGTTTCAGATGCCCTGAAAGAAAAGGAGTTGCTGATTTTCTGCAAGAAGTTACTTCCAAGAAGGACCAAGAACAATATTGGTACAAGAAGGATCAACCTTATTCATTTATCTCGGTTCCAGATTTTGTGCAAGGTTTTAGCTCTTTCCACATTGGCCAACAACTTGCATCAGATCTTAGTGTTCCTTACAATAAATCAAGAGCTCATCCTGCTGCGTTAGTGATGGATAAGTACGGAATTTCAAATTGGGAACTGTTCAAGGCATGCTTTTCAAGGGAGTGGCTGTTGATGAAGCGAAATTCCTTTGTGTATATATTCAAGACTGTCCAGATAACAATCATGTCAATAATTGCTTTCACCGTCTTCCTGAGGACAGAAATGAAAGTGGGGACTGTGGCAGATGGACAGAAATTCTATGGAGCTCTATTTTTCAGTCTAATCAACGTGATGTTTAATGGGATGGCAGAACTCGCATTGACAATGTTCAGGCTTCCTGTTTACTTCAAACAGAGAGACTTCTTGTTTTATCCAGCGTGGGCTTTTGCCTTACCTATATGGGTACTTAGGATCCCATTATCATTCCTGGAGTCAGGGATATGGATTCTTCTAACATATTACACAATTGGTTTTGCTCCTGCTGCTAGCAG GTTTTTCAGACAGTTCCTGACATTTTTTGGTATACATCAGATGGCTTTGTCCCTCTTTCGTTTCATTGCTGCTGTTGGAAGAACAGAAATTGTCGCGAACACACTTGGTACCTTCACCTTGCTTCTCGTTTTTGTGCTTGGAGGATTTATCATTGCCCGAG AGGATATTGCACCCTGGATGATATGGGGCTACTATGTTTCTCCTATGATGTATGGACAGAATGCTATTGTCATGAATGAATTCCTAGATGAGAGATGGAGTGCA CCCAATCCAGACCCCAGGATTGATGCACCTACAGTTGGCAAAGTACTCTTGAAGGCTAGAGGCTTCTTTACTGATGACTATTGGTTTTGGATTTGTGTTGGCACATTATTTGGGTTTTCTCTTCTATtcaacattttatttatagctGCATTGACTTTCTTAAATC CTTTGGGCAATTCGAAAGGTCACATCGTGGATGAAGGTAAGAAGGGAAATTCATATTCTGgcaaacatcaaaaagaag GTACTGATATGGCAGTTAGAAATTCTTCAGATGGTGTCGGTGCTGAAAGATTGATGACAAGCAAAAGAGGAATGGTTTTGCCCTTCCAACCCCTTTCACTTGCATTCAACCTTGTCAATTACTATGTGGATATGCCTGCT GAAATGAAGAAGGAAGGAGTGCAAGAAAAGCGTCTTCAACTGCTACGAGATGTTAGCGGTTCTTTCAGACCAGGCATATTAACAGCTCTGGTGGGTGTTAGTGGTGCTGGGAAGACTACATTAATGGATGTCCTGGCTGGAAGAAAAACCACGGGGTACATTGATGGAAGTATTAACATCTCTGGTTACCCAAAGAACCAAGCAACATTTGCTCGTGTGAGCGGTTATTGTGAACAGAATGACATTCATTCACCACACGTTACTGTTTATGAATCTCTCCTGTATTCGGCCTGGCTCCGCCTTTCTAAAGATGTAGATACAAAAATGAGAAAG ATGTTTATTGAAGAAATTATGGATTTGGTCGAGCTAGATCCTATAAGAGATGCCCTAGTTGGACTTCCAGGTGTAGATGGTCTATCAACAGAACAAAGGAAGAGGTTGACAATAGCTGTAGAGTTGGTTGCTAATCCCTCCATCATCTTCATGGATGAGCCAACTTCTGGCCTTGATGCCAGAGCGGCTGCGATTGTTATGCGTACTGTTAGAAACACTGTGGATACAGGGAGAACAGTCGTATGCACAATTCACCAGCCAAGCATTGACATTTTTGAGGCTTTTGACGAG CTACTATTAATGAAAAGAGGTGGTCAAGTCATTTATGCCGGACCCCTTGGTCGCTTTTCTCATAAGCTTATAGAGTATTTTGAA GCTATTCCTGGAGTTCCTAAAATCAAGGATGGATACAACCCTGCAACATGGATGCTTGATATAAGTACTTCTTCAATGGAGACACAATTGAATGTGGATTTTGCAGAGATTTatgtcaactcctctctctaCCA GAGGAATCAGGAACTTATTAAAGAGCTTAGCATTCCACCATCAGGCTCCAAGGATCTTTATTTGCCGACCAAGTACTCACAATCATTCCTCGTTCAGTGCAAGGCATGTTTCTGGAAACATCATTGGTCTTACTGGAGAAATCCTCAATACAATGCCATCCGATTCTTCTTGACAATAATCATTGGAACTCTGTTTGGTCTTATCTTTTGGAACAAAGGGCAAAAGAT AGGTAAACAGCAAGATCTTATGAATCTCTTGGGAGCCATTTACTCTGCAGTATTTTTCCTTGGTGCATGCAATACTTCTTCTGTTCAGCCTGTTGTTGCTATCGAAAGAACAGTTTTCTACCGTGAAAGAGCAGCTGGAATGTATTCTGCACTGCCTTATGCATTCGCTCAG GTGGCAATAGAGGTCATTTATATTGCAATTCAAACTGTTGTCTACACTCTTATCCTTTTTTCCATGATTGGCTTTGAGTGGAAGGTTGGGAAATTCTTGTGGTTCTTCTACTTTTTATTCATGAGCTTTGTGTACTTCACATTATATGGGATGATGGTTGTTGCATTGACTCCAAACCACCAAATTGCTGCCATTGTCATGTCCTTCTTCATATCCTTATGGAACATGTTCACCGGGTTTATCATTCCCAGGATG CTAATACCTATATGGTGGAGGTGGTATTACTGGGCATCTCCTGTAGCTTGGACAACCTATGGACTTGTGACCTCTCAAGTGGGTGACAAGAATGCTCTTGTTGAAATACCTGGAGCTGGTAACATGCCAGTAAAGGTATTCCTCAAAGAAACCTTAGGCTATGATTATGACTTTCTTCCAGCTGTTGCTGCTGCCCATCTTGGTTGGATTATCATTTTCTTCCTTGTGTTTGCATAtggaatcaaatattttaacttcCAAAAAAGATAA
- the LOC8278162 gene encoding pleiotropic drug resistance protein 2 isoform X2 — translation MSAVITGDDLETLSIGSRRSSFRSGSQRSWTSGNGVFNRSQRREEDEEELRWAAIERLPTYRRMRKGMLRQVLDNGSVIESEVDLRKLGLQDKKKLMESILKDAEDDNEKFLTRLRERADRVGIDIPKIEVRFEHLSVGGDVHVGSRALPTLLNATLNSVETVLGLIGLAPSKKRRIQILQDLSGIVRPSRMTLLLGPPGAGKTTLLLALAGKLDQDLRKLGKITYCGHELHEFIPQRTCAYISQHDVHHGEMTVRETFDFSGRCLGVGTRYEMLAELSRREKASGIKPDSEIDAFMKATALSGQKTSLVTDYVLKLLGLDICADIVVGDQMRRGISGGQKKRVTTGEMLVGPAKVLLMDEISTGLDSSTTFQICRFMRQMVHIMDITMIISLLQPAPETFELFDDVILLSDGQIVYQGPRENILEFFEYMGFRCPERKGVADFLQEVTSKKDQEQYWYKKDQPYSFISVPDFVQGFSSFHIGQQLASDLSVPYNKSRAHPAALVMDKYGISNWELFKACFSREWLLMKRNSFVYIFKTVQITIMSIIAFTVFLRTEMKVGTVADGQKFYGALFFSLINVMFNGMAELALTMFRLPVYFKQRDFLFYPAWAFALPIWVLRIPLSFLESGIWILLTYYTIGFAPAASRFFRQFLTFFGIHQMALSLFRFIAAVGRTEIVANTLGTFTLLLVFVLGGFIIAREDIAPWMIWGYYVSPMMYGQNAIVMNEFLDERWSAPNPDPRIDAPTVGKVLLKARGFFTDDYWFWICVGTLFGFSLLFNILFIAALTFLNPLGNSKGHIVDEGTDMAVRNSSDGVGAERLMTSKRGMVLPFQPLSLAFNLVNYYVDMPAEMKKEGVQEKRLQLLRDVSGSFRPGILTALVGVSGAGKTTLMDVLAGRKTTGYIDGSINISGYPKNQATFARVSGYCEQNDIHSPHVTVYESLLYSAWLRLSKDVDTKMRKMFIEEIMDLVELDPIRDALVGLPGVDGLSTEQRKRLTIAVELVANPSIIFMDEPTSGLDARAAAIVMRTVRNTVDTGRTVVCTIHQPSIDIFEAFDELLLMKRGGQVIYAGPLGRFSHKLIEYFEAIPGVPKIKDGYNPATWMLDISTSSMETQLNVDFAEIYVNSSLYQRNQELIKELSIPPSGSKDLYLPTKYSQSFLVQCKACFWKHHWSYWRNPQYNAIRFFLTIIIGTLFGLIFWNKGQKIGKQQDLMNLLGAIYSAVFFLGACNTSSVQPVVAIERTVFYRERAAGMYSALPYAFAQVAIEVIYIAIQTVVYTLILFSMIGFEWKVGKFLWFFYFLFMSFVYFTLYGMMVVALTPNHQIAAIVMSFFISLWNMFTGFIIPRMLIPIWWRWYYWASPVAWTTYGLVTSQVGDKNALVEIPGAGNMPVKVFLKETLGYDYDFLPAVAAAHLGWIIIFFLVFAYGIKYFNFQKR, via the exons ATGTCGGCAGTGATAACTGGAGATGATTTAGAGACATTATCGATTGGAAGCAGGCGTAGCAGTTTCCGGTCAGGGAGTCAGAGGAGCTGGACGTCAGGTAATGGTGTGTTTAACCGGAGTCAAAGGCGGGAAGAGGATGAGGAGGAGCTCCGGTGGGCCGCCATCGAGCGGTTACCGACGTATAGAAGGATGAGAAAAGGGATGTTAAGGCAAGTACTGGATAATGGCAGTGTTATTGAAAGTGAAGTTGATCTTAGAAAGCTTGGATTGCAagataagaaaaagttaatgGAAAGTATTCTAAAAGATGCTGAAGATGATAATGAGAAGTTTCTTACGAGACTTAGAGAAAGAGCTGATAG GGTGGGGATTGACATACCAAAGATTGAAGTTCGGTTTGAGCATTTATCAGTTGGGGGAGATGTGCATGTAGGGAGTAGAGCTCTTCCTACTCTGCTAAATGCTACTCTGAATTCAGTAGAG ACTGTTCTTGGGTTGATTGGGCTTGCTCCAtcaaagaagagaagaatCCAGATTCTTCAAGATCTCAGTGGAATCGTCAGACCTTCCAg GATGACCCTACTACTTGGTCCTCCTGGTGCAGGGAAAACAACATTGCTGCTGGCACTTGCTGGAAAACTTGATCAGGATCTAAGG AAATTGGGGAAAATTACCTATTGTGGTCATGAACTGCATGAGTTTATTCCTCAGAGAACTTGTGCTTATATTAGTCAACATGATGTTCACCATGGAGAAATGACAGTAAGAGAGACATTTGATTTCTCTGGACGTTGTTTAGGTGTGGGCACAAGATATGAAATGCTGGCAGAACTCTCAAGACGAGAGAAGGCATCAGGAATTAAGCCAGATTCTGAGATTGATGCATTCATGAAAGCCACAGCACTGTCAGGCCAGAAAACCAGTTTAGTTACAGATTACGTTCTCAAG TTACTTGGGTTGGATATTTGTGCGGATATTGTGGTTGGGGATCAGATGCGAAGGGGAATTTCAGGAGGACAAAAGAAGCGTGTGACCACTG GAGAAATGCTGGTTGGACCAGCAAAGGTCCTTTTAATGGATGAAATATCAACGGGGTTGGACAGTTCCACCACTTTTCAAATTTGTAGGTTCATGAGGCAAATGGTTCATATTATGGATATAACCATGATCATTTCTCTCCTGCAGCCAGCACCTGAAACATTTGAACTCTTTGATGACGTTATTCTACTTTCAGATGGTCAGATTGTCTATCAAGGTCCACgtgaaaatattttagaattctttgaaTATATGGGTTTCAGATGCCCTGAAAGAAAAGGAGTTGCTGATTTTCTGCAAGAAGTTACTTCCAAGAAGGACCAAGAACAATATTGGTACAAGAAGGATCAACCTTATTCATTTATCTCGGTTCCAGATTTTGTGCAAGGTTTTAGCTCTTTCCACATTGGCCAACAACTTGCATCAGATCTTAGTGTTCCTTACAATAAATCAAGAGCTCATCCTGCTGCGTTAGTGATGGATAAGTACGGAATTTCAAATTGGGAACTGTTCAAGGCATGCTTTTCAAGGGAGTGGCTGTTGATGAAGCGAAATTCCTTTGTGTATATATTCAAGACTGTCCAGATAACAATCATGTCAATAATTGCTTTCACCGTCTTCCTGAGGACAGAAATGAAAGTGGGGACTGTGGCAGATGGACAGAAATTCTATGGAGCTCTATTTTTCAGTCTAATCAACGTGATGTTTAATGGGATGGCAGAACTCGCATTGACAATGTTCAGGCTTCCTGTTTACTTCAAACAGAGAGACTTCTTGTTTTATCCAGCGTGGGCTTTTGCCTTACCTATATGGGTACTTAGGATCCCATTATCATTCCTGGAGTCAGGGATATGGATTCTTCTAACATATTACACAATTGGTTTTGCTCCTGCTGCTAGCAG GTTTTTCAGACAGTTCCTGACATTTTTTGGTATACATCAGATGGCTTTGTCCCTCTTTCGTTTCATTGCTGCTGTTGGAAGAACAGAAATTGTCGCGAACACACTTGGTACCTTCACCTTGCTTCTCGTTTTTGTGCTTGGAGGATTTATCATTGCCCGAG AGGATATTGCACCCTGGATGATATGGGGCTACTATGTTTCTCCTATGATGTATGGACAGAATGCTATTGTCATGAATGAATTCCTAGATGAGAGATGGAGTGCA CCCAATCCAGACCCCAGGATTGATGCACCTACAGTTGGCAAAGTACTCTTGAAGGCTAGAGGCTTCTTTACTGATGACTATTGGTTTTGGATTTGTGTTGGCACATTATTTGGGTTTTCTCTTCTATtcaacattttatttatagctGCATTGACTTTCTTAAATC CTTTGGGCAATTCGAAAGGTCACATCGTGGATGAAG GTACTGATATGGCAGTTAGAAATTCTTCAGATGGTGTCGGTGCTGAAAGATTGATGACAAGCAAAAGAGGAATGGTTTTGCCCTTCCAACCCCTTTCACTTGCATTCAACCTTGTCAATTACTATGTGGATATGCCTGCT GAAATGAAGAAGGAAGGAGTGCAAGAAAAGCGTCTTCAACTGCTACGAGATGTTAGCGGTTCTTTCAGACCAGGCATATTAACAGCTCTGGTGGGTGTTAGTGGTGCTGGGAAGACTACATTAATGGATGTCCTGGCTGGAAGAAAAACCACGGGGTACATTGATGGAAGTATTAACATCTCTGGTTACCCAAAGAACCAAGCAACATTTGCTCGTGTGAGCGGTTATTGTGAACAGAATGACATTCATTCACCACACGTTACTGTTTATGAATCTCTCCTGTATTCGGCCTGGCTCCGCCTTTCTAAAGATGTAGATACAAAAATGAGAAAG ATGTTTATTGAAGAAATTATGGATTTGGTCGAGCTAGATCCTATAAGAGATGCCCTAGTTGGACTTCCAGGTGTAGATGGTCTATCAACAGAACAAAGGAAGAGGTTGACAATAGCTGTAGAGTTGGTTGCTAATCCCTCCATCATCTTCATGGATGAGCCAACTTCTGGCCTTGATGCCAGAGCGGCTGCGATTGTTATGCGTACTGTTAGAAACACTGTGGATACAGGGAGAACAGTCGTATGCACAATTCACCAGCCAAGCATTGACATTTTTGAGGCTTTTGACGAG CTACTATTAATGAAAAGAGGTGGTCAAGTCATTTATGCCGGACCCCTTGGTCGCTTTTCTCATAAGCTTATAGAGTATTTTGAA GCTATTCCTGGAGTTCCTAAAATCAAGGATGGATACAACCCTGCAACATGGATGCTTGATATAAGTACTTCTTCAATGGAGACACAATTGAATGTGGATTTTGCAGAGATTTatgtcaactcctctctctaCCA GAGGAATCAGGAACTTATTAAAGAGCTTAGCATTCCACCATCAGGCTCCAAGGATCTTTATTTGCCGACCAAGTACTCACAATCATTCCTCGTTCAGTGCAAGGCATGTTTCTGGAAACATCATTGGTCTTACTGGAGAAATCCTCAATACAATGCCATCCGATTCTTCTTGACAATAATCATTGGAACTCTGTTTGGTCTTATCTTTTGGAACAAAGGGCAAAAGAT AGGTAAACAGCAAGATCTTATGAATCTCTTGGGAGCCATTTACTCTGCAGTATTTTTCCTTGGTGCATGCAATACTTCTTCTGTTCAGCCTGTTGTTGCTATCGAAAGAACAGTTTTCTACCGTGAAAGAGCAGCTGGAATGTATTCTGCACTGCCTTATGCATTCGCTCAG GTGGCAATAGAGGTCATTTATATTGCAATTCAAACTGTTGTCTACACTCTTATCCTTTTTTCCATGATTGGCTTTGAGTGGAAGGTTGGGAAATTCTTGTGGTTCTTCTACTTTTTATTCATGAGCTTTGTGTACTTCACATTATATGGGATGATGGTTGTTGCATTGACTCCAAACCACCAAATTGCTGCCATTGTCATGTCCTTCTTCATATCCTTATGGAACATGTTCACCGGGTTTATCATTCCCAGGATG CTAATACCTATATGGTGGAGGTGGTATTACTGGGCATCTCCTGTAGCTTGGACAACCTATGGACTTGTGACCTCTCAAGTGGGTGACAAGAATGCTCTTGTTGAAATACCTGGAGCTGGTAACATGCCAGTAAAGGTATTCCTCAAAGAAACCTTAGGCTATGATTATGACTTTCTTCCAGCTGTTGCTGCTGCCCATCTTGGTTGGATTATCATTTTCTTCCTTGTGTTTGCATAtggaatcaaatattttaacttcCAAAAAAGATAA